The following are encoded in a window of Candidatus Fluviicola riflensis genomic DNA:
- a CDS encoding ABC transporter ATP-binding protein encodes MLEIQQITKRYQRKAALDDVSLSLREGEIFGLLGPNGAGKTTLIRVINRIIEPDHGTVRFKGDLLKQKHLIHIGYLPEERGLYKNMTVEAHAFFFGALRGMTKSDIRQALDYWLNRFDIQSWRKKRIDELSKGMAQKVQFICAVLHEPELLILDEPFSGFDPVNVELIKQELVEMKAKGKTILISTHNMRSVEEICDRVALIHQSKKIMEGRVSELQESAKEGEYAVKFRGTMIGFVNALWTGFELIDKEILGDDRFIARVKMRGDNQFEDLLKVLIGAVKIEAAWEVLPSMQELFISAVSKKEEI; translated from the coding sequence ATGCTCGAAATCCAACAAATTACCAAACGCTATCAACGCAAAGCAGCGCTCGATGATGTGTCATTGTCGTTGCGGGAAGGTGAAATTTTCGGGTTACTTGGGCCAAACGGGGCTGGTAAAACAACCTTGATTCGCGTCATCAATCGCATCATTGAACCCGATCATGGAACAGTGCGTTTCAAAGGTGATTTACTGAAACAGAAACACTTAATCCATATCGGTTACCTGCCTGAAGAACGCGGATTGTACAAAAACATGACCGTTGAAGCACATGCTTTTTTCTTCGGAGCATTACGCGGAATGACCAAATCGGATATCAGACAGGCGTTGGATTATTGGCTGAATCGTTTCGATATTCAGTCATGGCGCAAAAAACGCATCGACGAACTCTCGAAAGGAATGGCGCAAAAAGTGCAGTTCATATGTGCTGTTTTACATGAACCTGAATTACTGATCCTCGATGAACCGTTTTCAGGTTTTGATCCGGTAAATGTTGAACTGATCAAACAGGAATTGGTGGAAATGAAAGCAAAGGGGAAAACCATTCTCATTTCAACTCACAATATGCGCAGCGTCGAAGAAATTTGTGATCGCGTAGCACTGATCCATCAATCCAAAAAAATCATGGAAGGCCGTGTTTCCGAATTGCAGGAATCGGCCAAAGAAGGAGAATACGCTGTTAAATTCAGGGGAACCATGATTGGTTTTGTGAATGCCCTGTGGACCGGTTTTGAACTCATCGACAAAGAAATTCTGGGCGATGACCGCTTTATAGCTCGTGTAAAAATGCGCGGCGACAACCAGTTTGAAGATTTGCTGAAAGTATTGATCGGAGCCGTGAAGATCGAAGCAGCCTGGGAAGTATTGCCTTCTATGCAGGAGTTGTTTATTAGTGCGGTTTCTAAGAAAGAGGAAATATGA
- the dnaJ gene encoding molecular chaperone DnaJ — protein MQKRDYYEILGISKSADEGEIKKAYRKMALKYHPDKNPEDKEAEEKFKEAAEAYEVLSDPNKKARYDQYGHAGLGNGGGFGGGGMNMEDIFSQFGDVFGSAFGGGSFGGSRGGQRTARGTNLRVKMKLTLEEIAEGVRKKIKVNKLVNADGVTYKNCATCNGTGRITRVAQTFLGAMQTQSVCNACQGAGKMIDQKPADADSQGLKRQEEVIEIDIPAGVEEGMQLSVTGKGNAGPFNGIPGDLIVVIEEQAHEELRRDGENLHYEAFVNFVDAVLGETIEIPTVNGKAKIKVEPGTQSGKVLRLKGKGLPILQGYGTGDLLVHIHVWTPKKVSKEERELLDQLKESENFKPNPDKSERGFFQRMKDMFH, from the coding sequence ATGCAGAAAAGGGATTATTACGAGATACTGGGCATTTCTAAAAGTGCAGACGAAGGCGAAATCAAAAAAGCCTATCGTAAAATGGCATTGAAATACCATCCTGATAAAAATCCGGAGGATAAAGAAGCGGAAGAAAAGTTCAAGGAAGCTGCCGAAGCCTACGAAGTACTTTCCGATCCGAATAAAAAAGCACGTTACGACCAATACGGCCATGCCGGTTTGGGCAATGGCGGTGGTTTTGGCGGCGGCGGAATGAACATGGAAGACATATTCTCGCAGTTCGGCGACGTTTTCGGAAGCGCATTTGGCGGCGGTAGTTTCGGTGGTTCACGTGGTGGCCAGCGTACAGCAAGAGGTACGAACTTGCGCGTGAAAATGAAACTGACGCTCGAAGAAATCGCTGAAGGCGTCCGCAAAAAAATCAAAGTCAACAAACTGGTCAACGCCGACGGCGTAACCTATAAAAACTGTGCTACCTGTAACGGAACCGGGCGTATTACGCGCGTTGCCCAAACATTTTTGGGAGCCATGCAGACGCAATCTGTGTGTAATGCCTGTCAGGGTGCCGGAAAAATGATCGATCAAAAACCTGCCGATGCTGATAGCCAGGGATTAAAACGCCAGGAAGAAGTCATCGAAATTGATATTCCAGCCGGTGTGGAAGAAGGAATGCAGCTGAGCGTTACCGGAAAAGGAAACGCAGGGCCGTTCAATGGAATTCCCGGCGATTTGATCGTCGTGATCGAAGAACAGGCACACGAAGAGTTACGCCGCGACGGTGAAAACCTGCATTACGAAGCATTTGTCAATTTCGTGGACGCCGTATTGGGTGAAACAATCGAAATTCCCACCGTCAATGGTAAGGCCAAAATCAAGGTAGAACCAGGCACGCAAAGTGGAAAAGTATTGCGCCTGAAAGGAAAAGGATTGCCGATTCTTCAGGGCTATGGAACCGGCGATTTGCTGGTACACATCCACGTCTGGACACCGAAAAAAGTATCCAAGGAAGAACGTGAGTTGCTGGATCAGTTAAAAGAAAGCGAAAATTTCAAACCGAATCCGGACAAAAGCGAACGCGGATTTTTCCAGCGCATGAAAGATATGTTTCATTAA
- the grpE gene encoding nucleotide exchange factor GrpE, protein MAEENKQKEHLNEESAAAESQEVNERVEAETENTDNSSANSTIPSAEEQIAALNDKYLRLYSEFDNYRKRTNKEKLELIATASAGVLKDLIVVLDDFERAILNNEQVEDVQAIKDGVALIHTKFKMTLEAKGLKQMQSKNEAFDPELHEAIANVPAPSDDLKGKVIDDVEKGYYLNDKVIRYAKVVVGQ, encoded by the coding sequence ATGGCAGAAGAGAACAAGCAAAAGGAGCATCTAAACGAAGAATCAGCTGCAGCGGAGTCACAGGAAGTGAACGAGCGGGTTGAAGCGGAAACGGAGAACACTGACAATTCGTCAGCAAATTCAACTATTCCTTCGGCAGAAGAGCAAATTGCTGCACTCAACGATAAATACCTTCGTTTATATTCGGAGTTTGATAATTACCGCAAACGCACCAATAAGGAAAAACTGGAATTGATTGCAACCGCCAGCGCCGGTGTATTGAAAGACCTCATTGTTGTATTGGATGACTTCGAAAGAGCGATTCTGAACAACGAGCAGGTGGAAGATGTTCAGGCAATTAAAGACGGTGTCGCATTGATTCACACGAAGTTTAAAATGACACTCGAAGCAAAAGGGTTGAAACAAATGCAATCGAAAAACGAAGCGTTTGATCCTGAATTGCACGAAGCGATTGCCAATGTTCCGGCTCCTTCCGATGACTTAAAAGGCAAGGTGATCGATGACGTAGAAAAAGGATATTACCTCAACGATAAAGTGATTCGCTACGCAAAAGTAGTGGTAGGACAATAA
- a CDS encoding peptidase M28 family protein — MKYIFTCLLSICSFAMVSAQKNNDSLVIKQLFNEALENGKAYEDLRSLCKDIGARISGSAQAEMAVEWGKRKMEAYGFDKVTLQPILVPHWERGTTEAAWMQPKSGDLVPLDILALGGSIGTNGLLKGDIVEFKHLDDLKKADRKLVEGKIVFLNQPMDPKQISTFGAYGGCYGIRGHGAIEASKLGAIAVVIRSLAMPEDDHPHTGSMYYEEGTAKIPAAALSTNAANALSEALQFGRTTFAFEMDCRDYPDAPSHNVMAEITGSEFPDQIITIGGHLDSWDTGEGAHDDGAGIVHCLEALRILKTLKIRPKHTIRVVFFMNEENGNKGGINYASWVKENGEKQIAAVESDRGGFSPRGFECDGSAEQLAMIQEFKQALLPYGLYHFEKGYGGVDIGPLKKHYEEIPLFGFVPDSQRYFDFHHAESDVFENVNKRELELGCASMAAFLYLLDKAL; from the coding sequence ATGAAATACATTTTTACCTGTTTACTTTCTATTTGCAGTTTTGCCATGGTTTCGGCACAAAAGAACAATGATTCACTAGTGATCAAACAATTGTTTAATGAGGCGCTCGAAAATGGTAAAGCATACGAAGATTTGCGCTCGCTGTGTAAAGATATTGGTGCACGCATTTCAGGTTCGGCACAAGCGGAAATGGCCGTTGAGTGGGGAAAACGAAAAATGGAGGCGTACGGTTTTGACAAGGTGACACTTCAACCCATCCTGGTTCCTCATTGGGAAAGAGGTACAACGGAAGCCGCGTGGATGCAACCAAAATCGGGCGATTTAGTTCCATTGGACATCCTGGCACTTGGTGGTTCTATCGGAACAAACGGGCTTTTAAAAGGCGATATTGTTGAATTCAAGCATTTGGACGATCTGAAAAAAGCGGATCGTAAGTTGGTAGAAGGGAAAATTGTCTTTCTCAATCAGCCAATGGATCCCAAACAGATCAGCACATTCGGCGCTTACGGCGGTTGCTATGGTATTCGCGGGCACGGAGCTATCGAAGCTTCAAAACTGGGAGCGATTGCGGTTGTGATCCGCTCGCTCGCAATGCCGGAAGATGATCATCCACACACAGGATCAATGTATTACGAGGAAGGAACCGCGAAAATACCGGCAGCGGCTTTGTCCACCAATGCAGCTAATGCGTTGTCGGAAGCCTTACAATTTGGCAGGACAACGTTTGCGTTCGAAATGGATTGCCGCGATTACCCTGACGCGCCATCACACAATGTAATGGCAGAAATAACCGGAAGTGAATTTCCAGATCAGATCATCACTATTGGTGGGCATTTGGATTCGTGGGATACTGGTGAAGGTGCGCATGACGACGGAGCAGGAATCGTTCACTGCCTGGAAGCACTTCGCATTCTAAAAACATTGAAGATCCGGCCAAAACACACCATCAGAGTGGTTTTCTTTATGAACGAGGAAAACGGCAACAAAGGCGGCATCAATTACGCGAGCTGGGTGAAGGAAAACGGTGAAAAACAAATCGCTGCCGTTGAAAGTGACCGTGGTGGTTTTAGTCCACGCGGGTTCGAATGCGACGGTTCTGCGGAACAATTGGCAATGATTCAAGAATTCAAACAGGCACTTCTCCCCTACGGATTGTACCATTTTGAAAAAGGATACGGCGGCGTTGATATCGGTCCCTTGAAAAAACACTATGAAGAGATTCCCCTTTTTGGTTTCGTACCCGATTCCCAGCGTTATTTTGACTTTCACCATGCCGAAAGCGATGTGTTTGAAAATGTGAACAAACGCGAACTGGAATTGGGTTGCGCCAGTATGGCGGCTTTCCTTTATTTATTGGATAAAGCACTTTAA
- a CDS encoding addiction module toxin RelE yields the protein MILAPRHADSIDALNKWYAETKNADWGNFTEIKKTFNSVDAVGNDRYVFNIKGNKYRLVVLIFFDVRTMYIRFIGTHKEYDKIDCATV from the coding sequence TTGATTTTGGCGCCCAGGCATGCAGATTCAATAGATGCTTTGAACAAATGGTACGCTGAAACAAAGAATGCCGATTGGGGAAATTTTACAGAAATAAAGAAGACATTTAACTCCGTTGATGCTGTTGGAAATGACCGGTATGTATTCAATATCAAAGGGAATAAATACAGGTTAGTAGTTCTGATATTTTTTGATGTTAGGACTATGTATATCAGATTCATCGGAACGCATAAAGAATATGATAAAATTGACTGCGCAACAGTCTGA
- a CDS encoding 8-amino-7-oxononanoate synthase — translation MADIFDKIQRNRGPIGQYSKGVHGYFTFPKLEGELGNKMVFRGKECLVWSLNNYLGLANHPEVREADRKAAEMYGLAYPMGARMMTGQTGEHEKLENELSEFMQKEDTILLNFGYQGMVSAIDCLVDRSDIIVYDSEAHACILDGMRLHTGKRFVFQHNDMESFDKQMRNATRLAETTGGGILVITEGVFGMAGDQGRLADIVEFRKSGKYDFRLFVDDAHGFGTLGKTGQGAGEAQGVQSEIDVLFGTFAKSMASIGGFICGDESIVEFLRYNMRSQMFAKALPITITIGARKRLELLRTRPELKEKLWTISNALQSGLTKAGFDIGATNSPVTPVFMKGNLAEATNLTFDLRENYNIFCSIVIYPVVPKDVIMLRLIPTAAHTLEDVSYTIETFKKLKDKLDSGAYKADELASVEVDKKK, via the coding sequence ATGGCAGATATTTTCGATAAAATTCAGCGCAATCGTGGTCCGATCGGACAATACTCAAAAGGAGTTCACGGCTATTTTACATTTCCAAAACTGGAAGGCGAACTGGGGAACAAAATGGTGTTCCGTGGTAAAGAGTGCCTGGTTTGGTCTTTGAACAACTACCTGGGGTTGGCAAATCATCCGGAGGTTCGTGAAGCAGATCGTAAAGCAGCTGAAATGTACGGACTGGCTTACCCGATGGGAGCCCGCATGATGACAGGACAAACCGGTGAACATGAAAAACTGGAAAATGAATTGTCTGAATTCATGCAAAAAGAAGACACAATTCTTCTGAATTTCGGTTACCAGGGAATGGTATCGGCAATTGACTGTTTGGTTGATCGCAGCGATATCATCGTTTACGATAGTGAAGCACACGCATGTATCCTTGACGGAATGCGTTTGCACACAGGAAAACGTTTTGTGTTCCAGCACAACGATATGGAAAGCTTCGACAAACAAATGCGCAATGCAACACGTTTGGCTGAAACAACCGGTGGTGGAATCCTTGTGATCACCGAAGGTGTATTCGGAATGGCGGGCGATCAGGGTAGACTGGCCGATATCGTTGAATTCCGTAAATCCGGAAAATATGACTTCCGTTTATTTGTGGATGATGCACACGGTTTTGGTACATTGGGTAAAACCGGACAAGGTGCCGGTGAAGCACAAGGTGTTCAATCCGAAATCGATGTATTGTTCGGAACATTCGCCAAATCAATGGCCTCTATCGGCGGATTTATCTGCGGTGACGAATCCATCGTAGAATTCCTTCGTTACAACATGCGTTCGCAAATGTTTGCCAAAGCATTGCCGATCACGATTACAATCGGTGCCCGCAAACGTTTGGAATTGTTGAGAACCCGTCCGGAGTTGAAAGAAAAATTGTGGACAATCTCCAACGCATTGCAATCAGGATTGACAAAAGCAGGTTTCGATATCGGGGCTACGAACTCACCGGTGACTCCCGTATTCATGAAAGGAAACCTTGCTGAGGCAACCAACCTGACATTTGACCTGCGCGAAAACTACAACATCTTCTGTTCAATCGTTATTTACCCGGTTGTACCGAAAGATGTGATCATGTTGCGTCTTATCCCGACAGCTGCTCACACGCTTGAGGATGTAAGCTATACTATTGAAACATTCAAGAAACTGAAAGACAAGCTGGACAGTGGTGCTTACAAAGCAGACGAGCTGGCTTCTGTGGAAGTGGACAAGAAAAAATAA
- a CDS encoding MarR family transcriptional regulator yields MDNVYNFSLSVDWKLINLISEIDRFDSQWTAIERKEGQSLKELKTIATVQSVGASNRIEGNKMSDEEVDVLLQKIDIAKLTNRDSQEVVGYFEALDLISESYESITITENNIKSLHNTLMKYSTQDEWHKGNYKLHSNAVEASFPDGTRQIVFQTTEAGFATEDAMRQLTNWYNSENEVHPLIKIASFVYDFLSVHPFQDGNGRLSRLISTLLLLKKGYKWIQYVSFEHEIENYKTEYYQALRSSQVQRPNEDITVWILFFLRCLKNIQSQLRSKLEESGLESTLSTREKSIFAIIQNRPGIQSGEISEKLSIPSPTVKRILAELLSKGLIEKRGNGRAISYTVK; encoded by the coding sequence ATGGACAACGTATATAATTTCAGTTTGAGTGTTGACTGGAAGCTAATTAACCTGATCAGTGAAATAGACCGGTTTGATTCCCAATGGACTGCTATTGAAAGAAAGGAGGGCCAGAGCCTCAAAGAACTAAAAACCATAGCAACTGTGCAAAGTGTAGGGGCTTCAAACCGGATTGAAGGGAATAAAATGAGCGATGAGGAAGTTGATGTATTGCTTCAAAAAATAGACATCGCAAAGCTTACCAACCGGGATTCCCAGGAAGTTGTCGGCTATTTTGAGGCTTTGGATTTAATCTCGGAATCTTATGAAAGCATTACCATCACTGAAAACAACATCAAAAGCCTGCACAACACATTGATGAAATACAGTACTCAAGACGAATGGCACAAAGGAAATTACAAACTACACAGCAATGCCGTGGAAGCTTCTTTTCCGGATGGCACACGCCAAATCGTGTTTCAAACAACTGAAGCAGGATTTGCTACCGAAGATGCTATGAGGCAACTGACAAACTGGTATAACTCCGAAAATGAAGTTCATCCGCTGATTAAGATAGCTTCTTTCGTGTACGATTTTTTGAGCGTCCATCCTTTCCAGGATGGGAATGGCAGATTGAGCCGGCTTATTTCTACGCTTCTATTATTAAAAAAAGGATATAAATGGATCCAATACGTGAGTTTTGAACACGAAATAGAAAACTATAAAACGGAATATTATCAAGCCCTCAGGAGCTCTCAGGTACAACGGCCAAATGAAGATATAACAGTCTGGATCCTGTTCTTTTTACGTTGTTTAAAAAACATTCAATCACAGTTAAGGAGCAAGCTGGAAGAAAGCGGTTTGGAATCTACCCTTTCAACAAGAGAAAAATCAATTTTTGCAATCATTCAAAATCGCCCGGGTATTCAATCCGGAGAAATTTCTGAAAAATTATCCATTCCCTCTCCCACAGTTAAACGAATTTTAGCTGAGCTGTTAAGTAAAGGACTAATAGAAAAACGAGGAAACGGTCGTGCCATCAGTTATACCGTAAAATAG
- a CDS encoding DNA polymerase IV yields the protein MIGKKELLNQANEIDNRRAIVHMDLDTFFVSCERLIDSRLNNLPVIIGGTSDRGVVASCSYEARAFGVHSAMPMKMARERCPEAVIIKGNGDNYTKFSKSVTEIIKEAAPAYEKSSIDEFYLDLTGMDKHFGCLKYTSELRQKIMRETGLPISFGLSSNKTVSKIATGEAKPNNEKYILAGMEKSFLNPLSVKKIPMVGLKTYQTLCSLGAKRIATIQEMPLELMENIMGKHGIAIWKKANGIDLSPVRQYNEHKSISTERTFDSDTTDARKLKSIIRAMAENTAFQLRKRQKVSACITVKIRYSDFQTYTMQKRVPYTAADHEIIQTVSELFDKLFTRRLLVRLVGIRLSDLVTGNHQMRLFEPQADRFAALYQAMDHIRLRYGEQAVIRADGMQILNGRKYKSRMSESVSQFSSLDNPFQF from the coding sequence ATGATTGGTAAAAAAGAATTGCTAAATCAGGCAAATGAAATTGACAACCGGCGGGCCATTGTTCACATGGATCTGGATACTTTTTTTGTGTCGTGTGAGCGTTTGATCGACAGCCGGCTGAATAATTTACCTGTCATCATCGGCGGAACAAGCGACCGCGGTGTGGTGGCATCCTGTAGTTATGAAGCACGGGCGTTCGGTGTGCATTCGGCCATGCCCATGAAAATGGCACGGGAACGCTGCCCCGAAGCCGTTATCATCAAAGGAAACGGTGACAACTACACCAAATTTTCAAAAAGTGTTACCGAGATCATCAAAGAAGCCGCACCGGCCTATGAAAAATCGTCTATTGATGAGTTTTACCTCGACCTCACGGGCATGGACAAACATTTCGGCTGTTTAAAATACACCAGCGAACTGCGCCAAAAGATCATGCGCGAAACCGGTTTACCTATTTCCTTCGGGTTGTCTTCCAATAAAACGGTTTCCAAGATTGCCACCGGCGAAGCAAAGCCCAACAACGAAAAATACATCCTTGCAGGCATGGAAAAGTCCTTCCTGAATCCCTTGTCCGTGAAAAAAATCCCGATGGTCGGGTTAAAAACCTACCAAACACTTTGTTCACTGGGTGCCAAACGCATTGCCACCATCCAGGAAATGCCCCTTGAACTCATGGAAAACATCATGGGCAAACACGGCATCGCGATCTGGAAAAAAGCAAACGGCATCGATCTCTCGCCCGTAAGACAATACAACGAACACAAATCCATCTCTACCGAACGCACTTTCGACAGCGATACCACCGATGCCCGGAAGCTGAAATCCATTATCCGGGCAATGGCAGAAAATACAGCGTTCCAGTTGCGGAAACGGCAAAAAGTGTCGGCCTGTATTACCGTGAAGATCCGCTACTCCGATTTTCAAACGTATACCATGCAAAAACGCGTTCCCTATACCGCTGCCGACCATGAGATTATTCAAACCGTATCCGAATTATTCGATAAACTCTTTACCCGGCGGTTGCTGGTACGGCTGGTGGGAATCCGGTTGAGCGACCTGGTAACCGGCAACCACCAGATGCGGTTGTTCGAACCCCAGGCAGACCGTTTTGCGGCGCTCTACCAGGCGATGGACCACATCAGGCTGCGCTACGGCGAACAAGCCGTGATCAGGGCCGATGGCATGCAAATTCTAAATGGCAGAAAGTACAAAAGCCGCATGAGCGAATCGGTAAGCCAGTTTTCCTCCCTTGATAACCCTTTTCAGTTTTAG